A genomic window from Streptomyces brevispora includes:
- a CDS encoding GNAT family N-acetyltransferase has product MSDLKIRAAGVDDLSEIVAMLADDPLGAGRESPDDLAPYRAAFQRLAEDPNQHLMVAVRTGRIVGTLQLTVIPGLSRRGSTRSVVEGVRIHADERGSGLGTRMIQWAVDESRRQDCQLVQLTSDATRADAHHFYERLGFVASHVGFKLAL; this is encoded by the coding sequence ATGAGCGATCTGAAGATACGTGCCGCGGGCGTCGATGACCTGTCCGAGATCGTGGCCATGCTCGCCGACGATCCGCTGGGCGCCGGGCGCGAGTCTCCGGACGACCTCGCACCGTACCGGGCGGCCTTCCAGCGGCTGGCCGAGGATCCGAACCAGCACCTGATGGTCGCCGTGCGCACGGGCCGGATCGTCGGCACACTCCAGCTGACGGTGATCCCAGGCCTCTCCCGACGCGGCTCGACGCGCTCCGTGGTCGAGGGCGTCCGTATCCACGCGGACGAACGCGGCAGCGGACTCGGCACCCGGATGATCCAGTGGGCAGTGGACGAATCCCGTCGCCAGGACTGCCAGTTGGTCCAGCTGACGTCGGACGCGACCCGGGCCGACGCACATCACTTCTACGAACGGCTCGGCTTCGTCGCCAGTCATGTGGGCTTCAAACTCGCTCTCTGA
- a CDS encoding MarR family winged helix-turn-helix transcriptional regulator has translation MTATDPALTALSQGWCALSLLHGKIEAHIERALQRGHGLSVREYSLLDVLSRQHSGPGGHLQMKQVADAVVLSQSATTRLVTRLEDRGLLTRYLCDTDRRGIYTDVTEAGLALLAEARPTNDTALRTALDDAAKNPELVPLVRAVEELKVPV, from the coding sequence ATGACAGCGACGGACCCGGCACTGACCGCCCTTTCTCAGGGCTGGTGCGCGCTCTCCCTGCTCCACGGGAAGATCGAGGCCCATATCGAGCGCGCCCTGCAGCGCGGGCACGGCCTCAGCGTGAGGGAGTACTCACTGCTGGACGTCCTGAGCCGACAGCACAGCGGACCGGGCGGACATCTGCAGATGAAGCAGGTGGCCGACGCCGTCGTGCTCAGCCAGAGCGCCACCACCCGCCTGGTCACCCGCCTCGAGGACCGCGGTCTGCTGACCAGGTATCTCTGCGACACCGACCGCAGGGGCATCTACACCGATGTCACCGAAGCCGGTCTCGCCCTGCTCGCCGAGGCCAGGCCGACCAATGACACCGCCCTGCGCACAGCGCTCGACGACGCCGCCAAGAACCCTGAGCTGGTACCGCTCGTGCGGGCGGTCGAAGAGCTCAAAGTCCCCGTATAG
- a CDS encoding MFS transporter, with the protein MPLALLALAIGAFGIGTTEFVIMGLLPEVAADFQVSIPTAGFLVTGYALGVVLGAPLMTVLGTRVARKRMLMILMGLFVIGNVVSATAPVFDVMLAGRVIASLAHGAFFGIGSVVAADLVAPHKKAGAIAMMFTGLTVANVVGVPLGTYIGQSVGWRATFFAVAALGVIGLLGVAGLVPDQPRAEGVRLRHELAAFRNVQVLLAMAMTVLGFGGVFAAITYITPMMTEIAGYSASSVTWLLVLFGLGMVGGNLLGGKFADRHLMPLLYVSLGALAVVLSLFTLTAHNKIAAAVTIVLIGGLGFATVPPLQKRVLDQAAGAPTLASAVNIGAFNLGNALSAWLGGVVIAAGLGYTAPNWVGAVLAASALVLAVVSSTLERRTATRSRLIATHIPEPAAVPAAQH; encoded by the coding sequence ATGCCGCTCGCGCTCCTCGCCCTCGCCATCGGGGCATTCGGTATCGGGACCACCGAGTTCGTGATCATGGGGCTCCTGCCCGAGGTTGCTGCGGACTTCCAGGTCTCGATCCCGACCGCCGGCTTCCTCGTCACGGGCTATGCACTCGGTGTCGTCCTCGGCGCCCCGCTGATGACCGTTCTCGGCACCAGAGTCGCCCGCAAACGCATGCTGATGATCCTGATGGGACTGTTCGTCATCGGCAACGTGGTGTCCGCGACCGCACCTGTCTTCGACGTGATGCTCGCGGGCCGGGTCATCGCCTCGCTCGCCCACGGTGCCTTCTTCGGTATCGGATCGGTCGTGGCGGCCGATCTGGTCGCCCCGCACAAGAAGGCCGGTGCGATCGCGATGATGTTCACCGGCCTCACCGTCGCGAACGTCGTCGGTGTCCCGCTCGGCACCTACATCGGGCAGAGCGTGGGCTGGCGGGCCACGTTCTTCGCCGTCGCCGCCCTCGGGGTCATCGGCCTTCTCGGGGTTGCCGGGCTTGTCCCCGATCAGCCCCGTGCCGAAGGTGTCCGCCTCCGCCACGAGCTGGCCGCGTTCCGCAATGTGCAGGTCCTGCTCGCCATGGCGATGACGGTGCTGGGCTTCGGCGGAGTCTTCGCGGCGATCACCTACATCACGCCGATGATGACCGAGATCGCCGGCTACTCGGCTTCCTCGGTCACCTGGCTGCTGGTCCTCTTCGGGCTCGGCATGGTCGGCGGCAACCTCCTCGGCGGCAAATTCGCCGACCGCCATCTGATGCCCCTGCTGTACGTGTCCCTGGGCGCGCTCGCCGTGGTGCTGTCGCTGTTCACCCTGACCGCCCACAACAAGATCGCGGCAGCCGTCACCATCGTGCTGATCGGCGGCCTGGGCTTCGCGACCGTGCCCCCGTTGCAGAAGAGGGTGCTCGACCAGGCGGCAGGCGCCCCGACCCTCGCCTCCGCCGTGAACATCGGCGCCTTCAACCTCGGCAACGCCCTGTCGGCATGGCTCGGCGGCGTCGTCATCGCCGCTGGTCTCGGCTACACCGCACCCAACTGGGTCGGCGCGGTCCTCGCTGCCTCCGCCCTGGTTCTCGCCGTCGTCTCCAGCACCCTGGAGCGCCGCACGGCAACCCGGAGCCGCCTCATCGCCACCCACATCCCTGAGCCGGCCGCTGTACCCGCGGCCCAGCACTGA
- a CDS encoding GlcG/HbpS family heme-binding protein gives MSTLTAAVAPLTTQDAETLVEAARTAAEAAGVAAAVTVLDAGGHLLVFRRDDRAVLIAGETSTRKAYTALQLNAPTADLVDAVQPGGHFHTLPTALDRPLLFIAGGVPVHREGRLIGAIGVGGGAPEQDHGFATVAAESLV, from the coding sequence ATGAGCACCCTCACTGCCGCCGTAGCCCCGCTGACCACGCAGGACGCGGAGACGCTCGTCGAAGCGGCCCGTACGGCCGCCGAGGCCGCAGGCGTCGCCGCGGCGGTCACGGTCCTCGACGCGGGCGGCCATCTGCTGGTCTTCCGCCGCGACGACCGGGCCGTTCTCATCGCCGGCGAGACCAGTACCCGCAAGGCCTACACCGCACTTCAGCTCAACGCCCCCACGGCCGACCTGGTTGACGCGGTTCAGCCGGGCGGACACTTCCACACCCTGCCGACCGCGTTGGACCGGCCGCTGCTGTTCATCGCCGGCGGTGTCCCGGTCCACCGTGAGGGCCGGCTGATCGGCGCCATCGGCGTCGGTGGCGGGGCGCCCGAGCAGGACCACGGGTTCGCGACAGTCGCGGCGGAGAGCCTCGTCTGA
- a CDS encoding GNAT family N-acetyltransferase, whose product MPSSLPRPLAGLPVRRLTRDDLVPCADLCEDRDWPRDEHRWGLLLAAGVGFGIDSPDGKGLMATCVTTSYGPRLTAIGMLLVAGRYARQGVARHLMHQVIESTGGAPLSLYATASGQPLYEKFGFAEVGRTERMSGHFRPTAEPGGPDAVAGPDLEVRPGLTVRPASAGDLQAMLRLDADAFGLDRTHLLARLPAFADHLRVAEEGGELVGYAALWPSSGSHAVGPLIARDTATAKLLVSSLADATDRPLRADIDARHKELLGWLGERGLQPGSGTTVMSLGERQPGDWTQRFAPLSVATG is encoded by the coding sequence ATGCCCAGCTCACTGCCCCGCCCGCTCGCCGGTCTGCCCGTCCGGCGTCTCACCCGGGACGATCTGGTCCCTTGCGCCGACCTCTGCGAGGACCGCGACTGGCCGCGTGATGAGCACCGATGGGGGCTGCTCCTTGCGGCGGGAGTGGGCTTCGGCATCGACAGCCCCGACGGCAAGGGCCTGATGGCGACCTGTGTGACGACCTCCTACGGGCCGCGCTTGACTGCCATCGGCATGCTGCTGGTCGCCGGCCGTTATGCCCGACAGGGGGTCGCCCGGCACTTGATGCACCAGGTGATCGAATCGACCGGGGGCGCTCCCCTCAGCCTCTACGCGACGGCATCGGGCCAACCGCTCTACGAGAAGTTCGGATTCGCCGAGGTGGGCCGGACCGAGCGGATGAGCGGCCATTTCCGGCCGACCGCAGAACCCGGCGGTCCGGACGCGGTTGCCGGCCCAGACCTTGAGGTTCGCCCCGGCCTGACCGTTCGCCCTGCCTCGGCCGGGGACCTTCAGGCCATGCTCCGGCTGGACGCGGACGCGTTCGGCCTCGACCGCACACACCTACTGGCACGCCTCCCGGCCTTCGCCGACCATTTGCGGGTGGCCGAGGAGGGCGGCGAACTGGTCGGCTACGCGGCGCTCTGGCCGAGCTCGGGCAGCCACGCGGTCGGCCCACTGATCGCGCGGGACACCGCCACGGCGAAACTGCTCGTGTCCTCGCTGGCCGACGCGACCGACCGGCCGCTGCGCGCCGACATCGACGCCCGTCACAAGGAACTGCTCGGCTGGCTCGGGGAGCGCGGCCTTCAGCCCGGCTCGGGGACCACGGTGATGAGCCTCGGGGAGCGGCAGCCGGGGGACTGGACCCAACGCTTCGCGCCGCTGAGCGTGGCTACGGGCTGA
- a CDS encoding NUDIX domain-containing protein: MTERPVVKRTARAILLDGNDLILIKRTKPGVDPYWLTPGGGVEPEDATVVDALHREVDEELGAKITDVVPCFVDTVEHIEGSGVKGVKVQHFFVCRLDSMDLSLRHGPEIDAPRGEYDVVRVPFSRVGIAAVHLVPLSLRHYLDGNIEGVRAMHATDLG, from the coding sequence ATGACCGAACGTCCCGTGGTCAAGCGCACCGCACGCGCCATCCTGCTCGACGGCAACGACCTCATCCTCATCAAACGCACCAAGCCGGGGGTGGATCCCTACTGGCTCACGCCGGGCGGCGGGGTCGAGCCCGAGGACGCGACCGTCGTCGACGCCCTGCACCGCGAGGTGGACGAGGAGCTCGGCGCCAAGATCACTGATGTGGTCCCCTGTTTCGTCGACACCGTGGAACACATCGAGGGCAGCGGCGTGAAGGGTGTCAAGGTCCAGCACTTCTTCGTCTGCCGGCTCGACTCGATGGACCTGTCCCTGCGCCATGGACCCGAGATCGACGCCCCCCGCGGGGAGTACGACGTCGTACGGGTGCCGTTCAGCAGGGTCGGGATCGCTGCCGTGCATCTCGTACCGCTGTCACTGCGGCACTACCTGGACGGCAACATCGAGGGCGTCCGAGCGATGCACGCAACCGACCTGGGCTGA
- a CDS encoding LysR family transcriptional regulator → MDLSLLRTFVTVHRAGSFTRAAALLGLSQPAVTSQIRTLERQLGRPLFLRRARGVTPTTIGDELAHRAAPHLDALVEIAETELDEGSGVRTLHLAGPPEFISLRALPALTPFITQGLALRSTFSADTDATLDGLAAGHHDLAIVTARPRGGLLTATPLCDEEHVLVAAPRWAGRLGPGTLRRNGPVVLEQLPVVEVHESLPLVSRYWAAVFDSRPAAAGAVIAPDLRAVLECTAAGAGLAVLPRYLCEGALERGEVVALLDPPVPPLRTYFLAARTGTLALPHLARAHEWLLRAAADW, encoded by the coding sequence ATGGACCTGTCCCTGCTGCGCACGTTCGTCACCGTGCACCGGGCCGGTTCGTTCACGCGGGCCGCCGCACTTCTCGGCCTCTCCCAGCCCGCCGTGACCTCGCAGATACGCACCCTGGAGCGGCAACTGGGCCGCCCGCTCTTCCTGCGCAGGGCCCGCGGCGTGACCCCGACCACCATCGGGGACGAACTCGCGCACCGGGCCGCTCCCCACCTGGACGCGCTGGTGGAGATCGCCGAGACTGAACTCGACGAGGGGTCTGGCGTACGGACACTGCATCTGGCGGGTCCACCGGAGTTCATCTCGCTGCGGGCCCTGCCCGCGCTCACGCCGTTCATCACCCAGGGCCTCGCCCTGCGCAGCACGTTCTCCGCGGACACCGACGCGACGCTGGACGGCCTGGCCGCCGGACACCACGACCTGGCCATCGTGACGGCCCGCCCGCGCGGCGGGCTGCTCACCGCGACCCCGCTCTGCGACGAGGAGCACGTGCTGGTCGCCGCACCCCGCTGGGCCGGGCGTCTCGGTCCGGGGACCTTGCGGCGCAACGGTCCGGTGGTCCTGGAGCAGTTGCCGGTGGTGGAGGTGCACGAGAGCCTGCCGCTCGTTTCCCGCTACTGGGCCGCGGTCTTCGACAGCCGCCCCGCCGCCGCCGGGGCGGTCATCGCACCGGATCTTCGGGCCGTCCTGGAATGCACGGCAGCGGGCGCCGGGCTGGCCGTACTGCCCCGCTATCTCTGCGAGGGCGCACTGGAGCGGGGCGAGGTGGTGGCACTCCTCGACCCTCCCGTGCCACCACTGCGCACCTACTTCCTCGCCGCACGGACCGGCACGCTCGCGCTGCCGCATCTCGCTCGTGCGCACGAGTGGCTGCTGCGCGCCGCAGCCGACTGGTGA
- a CDS encoding DNA cytosine methyltransferase, with protein sequence MQQWTFADLFSGAGGMSYGFHAHGSFEIVGAVDAQVGKPSSGRGTLECNKTYAANMGIDPFERDIAALSGPELRRLLEGKLNGRNLDVLSACPPCTGLSRANPKNHMEDDSRNSLIAKTAEFVAELTPSVVVMENAREMLQGNFQHHFNALQSDLRDMGYKVHSGIHMLSSFGLPQQRERALVIAVRRDRELHTLEELWNGDRVQPDALTVRHAIEHLPKVAAGQVHPLDPMHVSPSIGTEVTRRRLQATPHDGGSWIDMLDHPDADVVLTPAMKRTIAAGKFGSYPDIYGRLWWDRPSPTIKRECSHFGNGRYSHPEQDRLCTVRELALLSGFPEHYQFKAGAVSNMYRHIGDAVPPMISHQLAKVAEWVLTGERPELKSVILPGTSLRAEDIMTSENPIQLGLAAA encoded by the coding sequence ATGCAGCAATGGACTTTCGCCGACCTGTTCAGCGGGGCTGGTGGCATGAGCTACGGCTTCCACGCACATGGCAGCTTCGAAATCGTGGGCGCCGTGGACGCACAGGTTGGGAAGCCCAGCAGCGGCCGCGGAACTCTCGAATGCAACAAGACGTACGCCGCCAACATGGGAATTGATCCATTTGAGCGGGACATCGCCGCGCTCTCCGGTCCCGAATTGCGCAGGTTGCTGGAGGGGAAGCTCAACGGCCGCAACCTGGATGTACTGAGCGCGTGTCCCCCGTGCACGGGCCTCTCCAGGGCAAATCCCAAGAATCACATGGAAGACGACTCCAGAAACTCGCTGATCGCCAAGACAGCCGAGTTCGTAGCCGAGCTGACACCTTCTGTAGTGGTGATGGAGAATGCCCGGGAGATGCTCCAAGGCAACTTCCAGCATCACTTCAACGCTTTGCAGAGCGACCTTCGCGACATGGGCTACAAGGTACATTCCGGAATTCACATGCTCTCAAGCTTTGGGCTTCCACAACAGCGTGAACGCGCTTTGGTCATTGCCGTTCGCCGAGACCGCGAGTTGCATACACTCGAGGAGCTGTGGAACGGAGACCGTGTCCAGCCCGACGCTTTGACTGTCCGCCACGCGATCGAGCACCTCCCCAAAGTTGCCGCCGGCCAGGTCCACCCCCTGGACCCGATGCATGTTTCCCCATCAATCGGCACCGAAGTCACCCGGCGTCGGCTCCAGGCGACACCCCACGATGGCGGGTCGTGGATCGACATGCTCGATCACCCTGATGCAGATGTCGTGCTCACCCCTGCAATGAAGAGAACAATCGCCGCAGGAAAGTTCGGATCGTACCCAGACATTTATGGACGCCTCTGGTGGGATCGACCGTCCCCGACCATCAAGCGCGAGTGTTCGCATTTCGGAAATGGCCGGTACTCCCATCCCGAACAGGATCGACTCTGCACTGTGCGCGAATTGGCCCTACTCTCAGGCTTCCCAGAGCACTACCAGTTCAAGGCTGGGGCGGTGTCCAACATGTACCGCCACATCGGAGACGCTGTACCTCCCATGATTTCTCATCAACTGGCGAAGGTGGCGGAGTGGGTCCTCACCGGCGAACGGCCTGAACTCAAGTCAGTAATCCTGCCAGGAACCAGCTTGCGAGCGGAAGATATCATGACATCCGAAAATCCGATTCAACTGGGGCTCGCCGCTGCTTAA
- a CDS encoding cystathionine gamma-lyase, with amino-acid sequence MSTMGDGTRAVRAGLPEPEQYEPTLPGPVFAAHFHLSGEPTGPYTYGRETNPTWTHLERAIGELEAPGKSVETTVFASGMAAVSAVLLSQARSGDVIVLPDDGYQALPLVRAQLEAYGVEVRTAPTGGDAQLAALEGAKLLWIETPSNPGLDVCDVRRLVEAAHAGGTLVAVDNTLATPLGQRPLELGADFSVASDTKGMTGHGDILLGHVACLDPELAAEVRRWRKVVGAIPGPMEAWLAHRSLATLELRIERQCANALALAEVLAGHREVTGLRYPGLPTDPSHPTAARQMRRFGSVVSFVLADRETAERFLLALRLAEDATSFGGVRSTAERRGRWGGDSVPEGFIRFSVGAENPADLVADVERALAESLDAR; translated from the coding sequence ATGAGCACCATGGGCGACGGAACCCGCGCGGTACGTGCCGGCCTTCCGGAACCGGAGCAGTACGAACCCACTCTCCCCGGTCCGGTCTTCGCCGCACACTTCCACCTCTCCGGCGAGCCGACCGGCCCGTACACCTACGGCCGTGAGACCAACCCGACCTGGACCCATCTGGAACGGGCCATCGGCGAGCTCGAAGCCCCCGGGAAGAGTGTCGAGACCACCGTCTTCGCCTCCGGCATGGCGGCGGTCTCGGCTGTGCTGCTCTCCCAGGCACGCAGCGGTGACGTGATCGTGCTGCCCGACGACGGGTACCAGGCGCTTCCGCTGGTACGGGCGCAGCTGGAGGCCTACGGGGTCGAGGTGCGGACCGCCCCGACCGGGGGCGATGCCCAACTGGCCGCCCTGGAGGGTGCCAAGCTCCTGTGGATCGAGACCCCGTCCAATCCCGGGCTCGACGTCTGTGACGTGCGGCGGCTCGTCGAGGCCGCGCACGCGGGCGGGACGCTCGTGGCCGTGGACAACACCCTCGCCACCCCGCTCGGCCAGCGCCCGTTGGAGCTGGGCGCCGACTTCTCGGTGGCCAGCGACACCAAGGGCATGACCGGGCACGGAGATATCCTGCTCGGCCACGTGGCCTGCCTCGATCCCGAGCTGGCTGCGGAAGTACGGCGCTGGCGCAAGGTCGTCGGCGCGATCCCGGGACCGATGGAGGCCTGGCTCGCACACCGCTCGCTGGCCACCCTGGAACTGCGGATCGAGCGGCAGTGCGCGAACGCCCTCGCCCTCGCCGAAGTGCTCGCCGGGCACCGGGAGGTGACCGGGCTGCGATATCCCGGGCTGCCCACCGACCCGTCGCACCCGACCGCCGCACGGCAGATGCGGCGCTTCGGCTCCGTGGTGTCGTTCGTGCTGGCCGACCGGGAGACCGCCGAGCGCTTCCTCCTGGCACTCCGGCTGGCCGAGGACGCGACCAGCTTCGGCGGTGTGCGCTCCACCGCCGAGCGGCGGGGCCGCTGGGGCGGCGACTCAGTGCCGGAGGGCTTCATCCGCTTCTCGGTCGGCGCCGAGAACCCGGCGGACCTGGTGGCCGACGTGGAACGGGCGCTGGCCGAGTCGCTCGACGCGCGCTGA
- a CDS encoding phage holin family protein, whose amino-acid sequence MKNFVVKTIANAGALAVAIALLQDITLTGGSTGRKVLTLILVALIFGLVNFFVKPILKLLTLPLFILTLGLFTLVVNALMLMLTSWLADKFDLSFHVDGFWTAVLGGLIISIVSWALNVVLPDED is encoded by the coding sequence ATGAAGAATTTCGTAGTCAAGACGATCGCCAACGCGGGTGCACTGGCCGTAGCCATCGCCCTGCTCCAGGACATCACGCTGACCGGCGGCAGCACGGGACGCAAAGTACTGACCCTGATATTGGTCGCGCTGATCTTCGGCCTGGTCAATTTCTTCGTGAAGCCGATCCTGAAGCTGCTCACGCTGCCGCTCTTCATCCTCACCCTGGGACTGTTCACCCTGGTGGTGAACGCACTGATGCTGATGCTGACCTCCTGGCTGGCCGACAAGTTCGATCTGAGCTTCCACGTCGACGGCTTCTGGACCGCCGTCCTCGGCGGACTGATCATCTCGATCGTGTCCTGGGCGCTGAACGTCGTCCTGCCCGACGAGGACTGA
- a CDS encoding cupin domain-containing protein, translating into MKAFRLDELEAERAANDGAYLQFVRERNMSVGLYALDAGELDPQQPHEQDEVYFVVSGRASITVGMETTLVGRGSVVYVPAGTAHKFHHITEDLRVMVVFSPPEG; encoded by the coding sequence ATGAAGGCATTCAGACTGGACGAGTTGGAGGCGGAACGGGCCGCCAACGACGGGGCGTATCTGCAGTTCGTGCGAGAACGGAACATGTCTGTCGGTCTCTACGCGCTGGACGCCGGTGAACTCGACCCGCAGCAGCCGCACGAACAGGACGAGGTCTACTTCGTCGTCAGCGGGCGCGCGTCGATCACCGTGGGCATGGAAACCACGCTGGTGGGCAGAGGAAGTGTCGTGTACGTACCGGCCGGCACCGCCCACAAGTTCCACCACATCACCGAGGACCTGCGGGTGATGGTGGTCTTCTCGCCGCCCGAGGGCTGA
- a CDS encoding DUF5326 family protein, with amino-acid sequence MREIFAGMPWWVKWIAVPVIAIVVFGGLIASVVGFVVWLLFKVLIFVILVGGVVFLVRKFMSSSSSRSDW; translated from the coding sequence GTGCGGGAGATATTCGCGGGAATGCCCTGGTGGGTGAAGTGGATCGCGGTGCCCGTCATCGCGATCGTCGTGTTCGGCGGTCTGATCGCCAGCGTGGTCGGCTTCGTGGTCTGGCTGCTCTTCAAGGTCCTGATCTTCGTGATCCTGGTCGGCGGGGTTGTCTTCCTCGTGAGGAAGTTCATGTCGTCCTCCTCCTCGCGCAGCGACTGGTAG
- a CDS encoding IclR family transcriptional regulator, which produces MTTASSTAVPTLIGSVQRALRLLEAVGAHRDGAPAKQLAREAGLPLPTAYHLLRTLTHEGYLRRENGVFLFGAAAERLVDDGALHNRRSRMAQSLGRWRDIIGTPVYCAVYRDGEIELVAVADTPAAPAVDEWAAFQETGHAHAIGQCLLSQLDEKAREDHLDRHPVRPLTRYSVRDRPALLERLRSLERMEPVIERQEYALGTVCAAIPITAGFTAAAMAISVPLDQEDRLLPAIERLRGEVASLLRSFVFSISI; this is translated from the coding sequence TTGACCACGGCATCGAGTACCGCCGTACCGACGTTGATCGGATCGGTACAGCGGGCGCTGAGGCTACTGGAGGCCGTGGGCGCCCATCGCGACGGGGCGCCGGCCAAACAGCTCGCACGGGAGGCGGGGCTTCCGCTGCCCACCGCCTACCACCTGCTGCGCACCCTGACCCATGAGGGATACCTGCGCCGGGAGAACGGCGTCTTCCTCTTCGGCGCCGCCGCCGAGCGGCTGGTCGACGACGGTGCTCTGCACAACCGTCGCAGCCGGATGGCCCAGTCACTGGGCCGCTGGCGGGACATCATCGGGACCCCGGTGTACTGCGCCGTCTATCGCGACGGTGAGATCGAACTCGTCGCGGTCGCCGACACCCCGGCCGCGCCCGCGGTGGACGAGTGGGCCGCCTTCCAGGAGACCGGGCACGCCCACGCCATCGGCCAGTGCCTGCTGAGCCAGCTCGACGAGAAGGCCCGCGAGGACCACCTGGACCGGCATCCGGTGCGCCCGCTGACCCGGTACTCCGTACGCGACCGCCCGGCGCTCCTTGAACGGCTGCGGTCGCTGGAGCGAATGGAACCTGTCATCGAGCGACAGGAGTACGCCCTCGGGACGGTCTGCGCGGCCATCCCGATCACGGCCGGTTTCACGGCTGCGGCGATGGCCATTTCTGTACCCCTCGACCAGGAAGATCGGTTGCTCCCCGCGATCGAACGACTACGTGGCGAAGTGGCCAGCCTCTTGCGTTCGTTCGTTTTCTCTATCAGTATCTGA
- a CDS encoding SsgA family sporulation/cell division regulator, protein MRESVQAEVMMSFLVSEELSFRIPVELRYEVRDPYAIRMTFHLPGDAPVTWAFGRELLLDGLNSPSGDGDVHIGPTEPEGLSDVHIRLQVGEDRALFRAGTAPLVAFLDRTDKLVPLGQECTLGDFEGNLEEALGRILAEEQNAG, encoded by the coding sequence ATGCGCGAGTCGGTTCAAGCTGAGGTCATGATGAGCTTCCTCGTCTCCGAGGAGCTCTCTTTCCGTATCCCGGTGGAGCTCCGGTACGAAGTGCGCGATCCGTACGCGATCCGGATGACCTTCCATCTGCCCGGCGACGCCCCCGTCACCTGGGCTTTCGGCCGCGAGCTGCTGCTCGACGGTCTCAACAGCCCCAGTGGTGACGGTGACGTGCACATCGGGCCGACCGAGCCCGAAGGGCTGTCCGACGTCCACATCCGGCTTCAGGTGGGGGAGGACCGCGCTCTCTTCAGGGCAGGTACGGCACCGCTTGTTGCGTTTCTCGACCGAACGGACAAGCTGGTCCCCCTCGGGCAGGAGTGCACGCTGGGTGACTTCGAGGGCAATCTGGAAGAGGCATTGGGGCGAATTCTGGCCGAGGAGCAGAACGCCGGCTGA